Proteins encoded in a region of the Quercus lobata isolate SW786 chromosome 8, ValleyOak3.0 Primary Assembly, whole genome shotgun sequence genome:
- the LOC115955782 gene encoding receptor-like protein kinase FERONIA, with amino-acid sequence MSKTSKKYLYLQNPFMFSPFYAFHFFYHFTSPIAGELLAPYNLVENIALDCGFSGNSTTLDPRTWIGDINSTYSPLDPHNSSAISTAPQSRTAVPQVPYSTVRFSRSEFTYIFSVTSGQKFIRLYFYPTSYPNFDSSKAYFSVKAGSFTLLRNFSAALTANAIHLESFSKEFCVNVGDEKTLNITFTPRPDSYAFINGIEVVSMPPNLYYTAAEKNGAVFIGQVQPYRIENNTALETEYRVNVGGRSISPAEDTGMYRFWWSDDGYLVVNDHSVLPVNTFISLKFNKIPNYTAPEEVYNTARTMGTNKTNNKLYNLTWEFSVDSGFFYMVRLHFCEFQPEITGSSQRVFYIYIANQTAAADGVDVIQWSGGKGFPMFVDYVVPMPGKLNQKKMNLSVALQANPDDRQTAYTDAILNGLEIFKINTTGGNLAGSNPDPTPTSSTVPPPLIQQPTGRKVNKTTKIGIISGVVSGISLIFFIVGFLIFRRSKGVKDEDYDDATKSTKTQGSTTTTLPADLCRYFTMSEITAATNNFDSVFIVGAGGFGNVYKGYIDGWARGNPVAIKRLKPGSQQGAHEFKTEIEMLSQLRHMHLVSLIGYCNDGNEMILVYDYMARGTLRDHLYNTDNPPLSWKRRLEICIGAARGLNYLHTDAKHMIIHRDVKTTNILLDEEWTAKVCDFGLSKLGPTSMSKAHVSTAVKGSMGYLDPEYYLRQQLSEKSDVYSFGVVLCEVLCAKPPITRTAVKEQVNLVEWVKQCQRDGKLDEIVDPFLKGTIAVACLKKYVEIATNCLLDNGTERPSMNDVVWGLEFTLQLQENAADEEVTLWGVEIEMMDAEKALIPNKSIVYDSSDMFSSSDGQVSSANSNSRVTVTSKEEQSFASTDLNGFMSAGAVFSEILIPKGR; translated from the coding sequence TTTATCTTCAAAACCCATTTATGTTTAGCCCTTTCTACGCCTTCCACTTTTTCTACCACTTTACCAGCCCCATCGCTGGTGAATTACTGGCCCCTTACAACCTTGTTGAGAACATAGCCCTTGACTGTGGCTTCTCTGGCAACAGTACTACGCTAGATCCGCGGACTTGGATCGGAGACATCAACTCAACATATTCTCCATTAGATCCCCATAACTCATCAGCCATCTCTACGGCGCCTCAATCCCGTACCGCGGTGCCTCAGGTCCCTTACAGCACAGTACGCTTTTCACGCTCCGAATTCACCTATATCTTTTCAGTGACTTCAGGCCAGAAGTTCATCCGTTTATACTTTTACCCAACTTCATACCCAAACTTTGACAGCTCTAAGGCCTACTTCTCTGTCAAAGCTGGTTCCTTTACTCTCCTAAGAAACTTTAGTGCTGCTCTTACAGCTAACGCTATTCATTTAGAAAGTTTTTCAAAGGAGTTCTGTGTAAATGTTGGGGATGAGAAAACTCTGAACATAACTTTCACTCCAAGGCCAGATTCATATGCTTTTATCAACGGAATAGAAGTCGTATCAATGCCTCCCAATCTCTATTACACTGCAGCTGAAAAAAATGGGGCTGTATTTATTGGCCAGGTGCAACCATACCGCATCGAAAACAACACGGCTCTTGAGACGGAGTACCGTGTAAACGTTGGTGGAAGGTCTATCTCACCCGCTGAAGACACTGGTATGTACCGGTTCTGGTGGAGCGATGATGGTTACTTGGTTGTGAACGACCATAGTGTTCTACCTGTCAACACCTTTATTTCCTTAAAGTTcaacaaaattccaaattatacAGCACCAGAGGAAGTCTACAACACTGCCCGGACAATGGGTACGAACAAAACCAATAACAAGCTCTATAATCTTACTTGGGAGTTTTCCGTGGATTCTGGCTTTTTTTACATGGTGAGGCTTCATTTTTGCGAGTTTCAACCAGAGATTACCGGCAGCTCTCAGAGAGTCTTTTACATCTATATAGCCAATCAAACTGCTGCAGCGGACGGTgtagatgtaatccaatggagTGGTGGAAAAGGGTTTCCAAtgtttgttgattatgttgtgCCGATGCCCGGCAAATTAAATCAGAAGAAAATGAACCTTTCCGTTGCACTGCAAGCAAACCCAGATGATCGGCAGACAGCTTACACCGATGCTATTTTGAACGGGCTGGAAATATTCAAAATCAACACCACCGGAGGCAATCTCGCCGGGTCCAACCCAGACCCGACTCCGACGTCATCTACGGTTCCGCCACCATTAATCCAACAACCAACTGGGCGGAAGGTTAACAAGACGACAAAAATTGGCATTATTTCGGGTGTGGTTTCCGGCATATCCTTAATCTTTTTTATTGTCGGTTTCTTAATTTTCCGAAGGAGCAAGGGAGTCAAGGACGAAGACTATGACGATGCGACCAAGTCAACGAAGACCCAGGggtcaacaacaacaacactaCCAGCTGATTTGTGTCGTTATTTTACAATGTCTGAAATTACAGCAGCAACCAACAACTTTGATAGTGTGTTCATTGTTGGTGCTGGTGGGTTTGGTAACGTGTATAAAGGGTACATTGATGGGTGGGCCAGGGGCAACCCCGTTGCCATCAAACGATTGAAGCCCGGGTCTCAACAAGGGGCCCATGAATTCAAGACCGAGATTGAGATGCTATCTCAACTCCGCCATATGCATCTTGTTTCTCTGATTGGGTATTGTAATGATGGCAATGAGATGATCCTAGTGTATGACTATATGGCCCGTGGGACCCTCCGTGATCATCTCTACAATACTGATAATCCGCCTCTTTCGTGGAAACGACGACTCGAGATTTGTATTGGTGCAGCACGTGGGTTGAACTACCTTCATACAGATGCGAAGCACATGATCATTCATCGTGATGTGAAGACCACAAATATCTTATTGGATGAGGAATGGACCGCCAAGGTGTGTGATTTTGGGTTATCAAAACTAGGCCCCACTAGCATGTCCAAGGCCCACGTCAGCACAGCGGTGAAGGGTAGTATGGGGTATTTGGATCCAGAATATTATCTACGTCAACAGTTATCTGAGAAATCTGATGTGTATTCATTCGGTGTGGTGTTGTGTGAAGTATTGTGTGCAAAGCCACCCATTACACGTACGGCGGTGAAAGAGCAAGTCAACCTGGTGGAGTGGGTCAAACAGTGCCAACGCGATGGAAAACTTGATGAGATTGTTGATCCATTTTTGAAGGGTACAATTGCAGTGGCATGTTTGAAGAAATATGTTGAGATCGCTACAAATTGTTTGCTTGACAATGGAACCGAACGCCCATCAATGAACGATGTTGTGTGGGGCCTTGAGTTTACATTGCAGTTGCAAGAGAATGCAGCTGATGAAGAGGTGACACTTTGGGGGGTTGAAATTGAGATGATGGATGCTGAGAAAGCTCTCATCCCTAATAAGTCCATTGTATATGATAGTAGTGACATGTTCAGTAGTAGCGATGGACAAGTGTCAAGTGCAAATAGCAACAGCAGGGTCACCGTTACAAGCAAGGAAGAACAAAGTTTTGCGAGTACGGATTTGAATGGATTTATGTCTGCCGGGGCAGTGTTTTCTGAGATTTTGATTCCAAAAGGtcgataa